The nucleotide sequence GATTGAGGACGCCGCCGGGCATGCCACTGTTAGCCGCCACTTGGGTCGGATCGACCGGTGTGGGCGATGGCAGCGAGTAGTTTTACTCCAGCGTGTGTGGCATTAACGTGTACTCCTTGCAGAAGACACACTAGTAGTGAGGCGGTGCCGGTGCTGGCGACATAGGCTCCATGGGGACGTACGCGGCGACGGGCTCGGCAACCACTTCATCAACGGGCGACGCCGGGGCTTCCACGACTGGTGGCACCGGGGCTTCAACCGCTGGTGGCGCTGGGGCTTCAACCGCTGGAGGCTCAGCGTTGCTGGGGTCGGCACCATCCAAGCCAAGGCGAGGAGATGGTGGCTGGCTCTATAGACGAAGATCACGCGGAGGAGAAGCATGGTGGCCTCGAACAGGAGTCCATCGGTGGCGAGGTACAGCATTGGAACGGAAGCCACGAACAACGGAGTCAAAGAGGCGGCCAAAAGGACCATGGCCATGACCATGGGCACTGTTGCAGCGAACACGAGGCCCAAGGCGCTCAAAGTCGCTACGGCGTTGTCCATGGTGGCTGTGGTGGCGGATCGGGCCACAGCGAACTCTATCGACACGACGAAGGGCGAAGAATAGTTGATGAACAACATGCGACGGTAAGTCAATCCTTGCCATGCTTACCGATGGGGGTTCAGAGGCATGTGCCTCTGTCGTCGTCATTCTCTTTCTCTTGTCCAGTAGAGTAGTGCTGATGACGTGTTGAAAGTGAATGAAAAATGAACAAGATTTTGGAACAACCACTTTTCATTGATCTATAAAGGGGATTATATACATTTGAGGGGGTGTCTCCAAGAGACAACCGTTCACCAAAGGACAGGCCCTTTGGTGACGAGATTAACTGCTATGCTAATCCTAATCCTAACTGCACATCTAATGAGATCACCCATGAATAGGTGTCTGTTGGCAGGCACCATTTCGTAACAAGAAACACGCAGAACTCAACCAAACGACTTATTTCTGTGATGGCTCTGGCTAGTAGGCACAAGCCATGACTGAACTAAAGCAGTTTCTCGCCAACTAATAGCTATATTCGGCGCAAGCAAAAGTTATGCCAAAGAGTGCCTCATAACAGTAATGCTTTAGATGAGTCCTAGCCATCTCTTGAACTGACACCAAAAGATAAGACATACTAAGTTCACGGTAAATAGGGTGCATCTCATAATAAGCAGAGTTTTGCGACAGATGCTTCAACTGCCTCTCGTACTCGCACCGTAACTGCCTCTCATACTCGCACCGTGTCGTGACTTGCCAGTTGCCACGGCGTTGCCACGGATACCGCCACCTCGCCAGGGAGTGTAGGCGGTCCAAGTCGGTGCCAAAGGGTGGTGGCCTGCCTCGTCGCTTGGCTCGTACTGAGAACCCACCGGCCTCCCAGCATGCTCCCCTTGGCACCTCGGATGTGACTGTGCAAGGtgcctaaaagctctagtttggttttggtgaattgatgaaaccctaagtgctaacctagtttatcaagtgatcatgacataggtagcacattccaagtggtgaagcaaatgaagatcatgacatgatgatggcgatgccatggtgatgatcaagtgcttggacttgaaaagaagaaaaagaaaaacaaaaggctcaaggcaaaggtataaatggtaggagccattttgttttggtgatcgagacatttagtgagtgtgatcacattcagaatcgatagccgtactattaagagggatgaaactcgtatcaaaatgcggttatcaaagtaccactagatgctctaactcattgcatatgcatttaggatctagtggagtgctaacacccttgaagatgtttgtgaaaatatgctaacacatgtgcacaaggtgatacacttggtggttggcacatttgagcaagggttaggaacttcaccggcgaagTGTTTggccgtagagtgcggatagtccaacggtaccaccggcgccctagatagaaaaaatagaggtcactataagtgaccggacgctggtctctgaaggaccaacgcgtccggtcagtagcagcagaaaaagCGCAGTGTcgttcatcgaccggacgctggcgctgaaatgaccggacgctagctggctgtgtccggtcacactgacatggtcgtgCACAGAGGAGTCGacgagtgatcggacactgggtgtgtccgatcaagcatgatcggacgcgtccgatcgtgaaaagtcgtctcaggatgcttactggaaatgaccagacgctaggggttcagcgtccggtcactttgagctgcagcgtccggtcgtcatatgaccgttgagatcgggtgttCAGTAATTGAAGAGAGGGTcacgtggcacgcatcacgtgaccgaacgctgaggtctagcgttcggtcaatatgaccggagggtccgatcaccccgcgttgtgtccagtgaaggggtacaacggttctatttcatgggggcttctatttaagccccatggccggctcaaactcacacccttggccatttgcattgacataacaaccttgtgagcttagccaaagccctcccactcatctccatcattgattcattatctttgtgagattgggagagaatctaagtgcattgcttgagtgtttgcatctagaggcacttggtgttcgtgtttcgctgcgggattcgcttgttactcttggtggttgccgccacctagatggcttggagcagcgaggatcgtcgagcgaagagtggtgattgtctccggctccgatcgcggtgattgtgaggggttcttgacctttcctcggcggagagccaaaagatactctagtaaattgctcgtggcttgtgtgatcctcaccttatgttggttgtgcgacaccctattgaggatttgacgtgtgatgccaattagcgcgtgaacctccaagtgagtgaatcaccataacgagactagcttgtcggcaagcaagtgaacctcggtaaaaatcattgtgttcatcatttgattccgaggtgattggcctTCATtgtattcactcttgtgattgattggctccttcctcgacacggcggtataaccttcttgctcactctctttatattaccgcaaactagttgttaagctctttagtgtagctagttgtgagagcttgttagtttggttagtgtggctctttagttagcctttgagagcacattaacttagtgtagtgacatagctattgtgtggatagaaactatatcaactagaattgtgtttggtggcttgcatttttagtaggctagcgcaacacttgtttcgcctcataattgtctaaccggtttgctaggtattgttatagaaatttttattaggctattcaccccccctctagccattaggaccttttagagcCGTGGGTGGCGCTGACGGTATCCGTCCAAGCCGGAGACGATGACGCCGGTGGCGCCGGGGTGAGCCGGCGCCGGACATCAGGATGGGCGTGCCTACCGACGATGCCACTGCTTCGACTGCCGCACGCCGCTTCCTCGAGTCAGATCCGCTGGTGTAGGCGCTGTGTGAGGGCACAGGACCCGATGCTGGATGAGTTTGCCGCCTCCCTCATCGTGAGCCGATAGGAGGCCACATCAGCACTTGGGTTGCTGCAGGCTACGCAGCCGCCTCTCAGGAGGTTCAAGCTTCGCTGGTGGACATCAGTTCTCCGATGACGGCTCCTCAGTGCACGACGAACCCGCCTCCGTCATCGCCTATGCAGGGCACGCTCCACAGAGGGGACAGCCCGTTGTCACGGGCACCGAGGCGCCAGGGGAGATGCCACACCCGATCCTTCTACACCGACAAAGGACGGACAATTGGATAGCCAAGCCACGTCCAACCCCAGCAACGCGACGCCCATGCCGCGCGGCGCCTCGCAAGGTTTACCGAGGAGCTGCAGCTCAAGCGAAGGTCGCCCTTACTCGCCACTCCACCAAGGCAGAAGGCGGCAACCAAGAGGCCCCTGTCAATCAGGACAGATGGATTGCCGCTCAGCCACTGACGCACATACCGACCTCCAAGCGAGGCGAGATACTCATGCAGAGGATGGGCATCGTGCCACCGACGGCTCCAGTTTCATCTGCGTCCAGGGGAACATACAACGTCATATTCAGAGAAAACTTGACGCCGAGCCACGTGACAGCTCTAGACGAGCTCTTCCCAGCGACCAACAATAGGACTGGTAGAAGAACGCTCTTCTTGGATGGCGGAGTAGGATCGCCAGCAGCGGAGACGCCCAGCTCCGTAGGTGGTTGTGGTGCTCTTAGTTCGGTTGTTTatcttttatgtaatatcaaagtTTGATAGTCTGCTAGGTAAGACCACCAAACACGCTCATTAGAAGCGTGTCGTTACGGTTAAACttttcttcttaattacaatgatacgtaaatcttttgtgtattcgagaaaaaaagttCAGCAAATGGGAATTTATGTAACAGTAATCCAGGCATCCAGCAATCGTTCTGTCAAAGTGCTGGTTTGACTTGACCACAAAGATTTCAGGGCCAAGTGCCTTGATTTGACATGGCATATAATGGAAATAAAGGCACTGCTGATTGTTTCAACATGAACAGAAGGTAATATCCCTTGGTCATGATTCCAGTTCGTGCGTGTTAACATATGTCGTACTAGGGTACTCTCGATGAGCTGTTGAGAAAATGATGTAGCATCCACAATCAAGCAGCTGGAGATCACTTCCTCAGGTTTTCAATGATGTATGAGCCATATAGGTCCCTGCAGTATAACATCCAAACTGATTTAGTGAGCTCTGTTTTGATAACACACAAATTATTGTCCTGTGTAGAATAGTATCAAAGCAAGCTAGTATAGAGTAGTAACATATATGCCAGAGTATGTTTTAGAAAACTCACATCGAGTACTTGATTGCGTTGATGGCATCTTTCGCTGGGAGGAACTCATTGACTGCAACCTCTTTGTTTTCATTCTTTTTATCTGTAAACACGGCAGAAATATAACGATTGGACTCTAGTTACTGCATTTGATGATCTGTAGTGTAACACTAGGAACAACCTGTGGATACAGTTTAAGAACATACAATCTTCAAAAAAGCGGCGGATCTCTTGAAGGCGATGTGGGGGGAGGTCCGTGATGTCCTTGTAGTGACGGAATTCAGGGTCATCAGCACAGACTGCTATAATCTTATCATCTTTCTCGCCCTAGTAATGTTGAACAATGATTAAATAAGATGCAAAAATTCAGCCTTGGGGTAGAACTAATTTACAAGGGGAACTGTTATATTCTATAGAAAGGTCTTATGGTGGCTTGGTCAAAACTGACACATCAAGTGATATCAAAATTACATGGAAGAACACAGCGCAATAGCCCATAGCCAAAGGTAAAACAGAGCAAACACTATGCGATCAGGTGATGGAGAGACTAGACCTGATCGATCATAGGCATGAGCCCAATAGCACGAGCTCGCAGGTAACACCCAGGGACAACTTGTTCCTTCCAGAAAAAGAGCACACAATGTTAGAGTAAAGCTGATAATGGAAGGCTATCAAAACGCTGCATACATTAAATACCTGCATCAGTATGAGGACGTCCATGGGGTCGCTATCCTCACAGAGTGTGCGTGGAATGAAACCATAGTTATGTGGGTAAACAACAGAGGAATAAAGGACACGGTCCACCTGTAACAAGTAATCTCCGATTACCTACTGTCAATGTGAAAAAACAAGATGTAGCAAGCAAGCACACCTTAATCCTAGGTGTTACTAACGGTCACAGAAATATTGTTAATAACACATTATAAGACATGTCCTTTTTATTCCTTTGATTTGAAATAAAGATTGCATTCTGTATGGAGCAGTGCCAATTGCCTCTTGGCTTAGGCACACACATCAACTAGAATTCAGCAATGCTGTTCCCTATCCAATAGGGAGTATATGGTGCATATAATTACTAAGTGATTTGAAATTAAGAAATACCGAAACAAAACCAATGTGCTGAACATGAAATAGGACCTCACCTTGATCAGACCAGATGCCTTGTCCAACTCATACTTAACCTTGCTGCCTCTAGGAATCTCAACCACCTGACAATTGAAAAAAAAATGCGCATGTAAACTTACTTTATAGGAATCAAGCAAGTACATGATAAGATAGGTTTGAGATATGCTTTATTTCAGCATCACAGCTAAAGACAGGTAAATAAAGGAGTCCCGGCTGCAAGAAATAATATCTAGTATCTACTAGACGACTAgtgaagggcgggcctagtgcaagtggtagagtcttaccgcctgtgaccggaaggttccgggttcgagtcgcggtctccccgcattgcacaggcgagggtaaggcttgccactaacacccttccccagaccccgcacagagtgggagctctctgcactgggtacaccctttttTTTTCTAGATGACTAGTATGTGTATAGCTGGTTTATACAAAACCATTGATTGGGAGTACTATACCCAAATAATACAACTTGAAACATCATGTATCCGTAATACAAGACAGTTTGAGACATGTTTGTACCACTACATCATATATTCATATCAcagccaaaatgatgtgcaaaTTCAAAAATCCTGAGGATGTTGTCCCACAAGTTTCAATAGACCTAATATATGTAGGGAGGTTATAAAATGTGGAGTCCACAACTGCTAACCAGGCAAGTTTAATAGAAGTATGAAGATAAAAGCTTTAAATTACTATCCATCAGTAAGATCAGAATTCAGAACACCGACCATATTTGTAAATTTACTAGTAAACTGTAAACTTACACAATTGAACACTTCAGGAGCCCCTGGTCCTGCATTTGAAAGTGTACACGGTAAGGCAAATACAAAACAACAAATCACTTATAGAGCAGAGCACAACACTAGTGCATTTTTTATATTCTTACACCATAAGGGAATCAGGGAATGGAAAGGTGACATATCATAGTCTATGAAACAAGCATAGCAAAATGATTGGAGTATATCCTTGGTGAGGGAAGAAGTGTTTAGTACCTATCTCCAAATCATGCCATGGGTGAGCAGCAACATGTTTCTGGGACATGGAAGAAAGGATACGTTCATTGAGAACACCAGGTCCAGCCATGGCTATGATTTAAAACAATTTCATTAATTCAGGAATTCTATAATTCAAGGACCATAAGAGGCAAGTTAAATAGTTTTCGCCACTTTATAGAGTATGTGCTCAAACAATATAGGTAATCAAATCAAATAATAACGGATCTAATCGGTTCAGAttgctgctgcagctgcagctgcaaagGACCACCAGCCAGCCAGCAGCAATAGCAAAGTGAACTGGAAGCGGCAAAGCTGCAACTGCAGCCGGAAGTAGCAGTTCCGATCACGCCGAACCTCGTTGTCCTTTGTGTATATGCAACTTTACCCATCTCAACTATTCGGTCTAGCTCACCGTCCCTGATCTCAGCATACTTGTACCCAAATGACACAATTCCCCAATTTTCAGAACAAGGATCGCTTCAATCTGTATTGCCTGCTTAAGATCAACATGCAATGCCTAACTAGACTTTAGCAAACAATTTACACAATTGTACACCAAAAATACTAGCACCATATCCATGGCCTCACGGTCACGGCTAAGTGACTAATAACTGAACAAAGAAGTTCTTGGTTTCTCGCTCTGTTGTCATGCCGAgggagaaaaaaaaaattctaatcAGAAACTGATTAAATTTTGTAGCCATGGACAGTCAACAAATTGGGAACGCAGAAAAGTTCTTTCTTCTGAGTAACTTCAAAGCCACACAGAAGCGGAAAAAAGAACACACGAGGGCGCTTAGGGCAGGCAAGAGACGAAGAAAATGCTATCGTACAGCACGACGCCCCCAAGAAACGAACGCCATCAGAAGGTGAGAAGCACGAGCAAGCGACGGATCGGAGGGAAACAGGAGGGGCCCCTAGCCACTCACCGGAGTCGATCGGGAGGTCCCGTCCCTCCCTTCCCTGCCCTGGTGGCGAAAGCGAGAAGAGGCGACAGGCGAGTGCGAGGTGGCGGAGCGACGGCCTCGAGTTCGCTGCTGCTGTCCAGCGCtccgggctggctggctggctcgaATCAATGTGATATTTTCCGGGCTTCCGGCGGCAGCATAGGACTTCGCTTTTTGGCGACGGGTGGGCCCTGGCGTCCCCTCGACTCCCTGTTCCCAGGCCGTCCGATGGCCGCGCGACGGGTACGTGGGCGGTGCCGATCGCGCCACGCGAGGGATAACGCTTCAGTGGAAGCAGGGTGGAGTGGAAGCTGACGTGGGGAGGGGAGGCGCGCGCACCGGCACCGCATCTGATTCCCGTCCCACGCCACGCCGGGAAAGGAATATACTTGGGATTGGGAATCGGGCGCTCGACGTGGGTAGACCTCGTTCACCGCGGGCGTGGACCGGAGACGCCGACGTCCGTCCGTACAGGTACAGTCGCGGGTTCCATTCCGGGGCTTGGGGCCTTCTGGGCGGGGCCCGGGCGAGCTGCCTCCAACTGGTCCCACCCCACACAGAACTGGCACGCCACACATGTCGGCTAGTGGCCGCCTTACCACACGGATAAGCCCATAAGGCCGTCAGGCCCGTAGCAGCCCAGCAAAAAGCGTGGCGTGCCGCGTGCTGCATTTGTCGGGCGGCCCATCCATGtacttctactacttccaatCAAAAGGTTATTATACGTCTGCTTCCATACTTTTGCAACAAGATATTGCCACACAGAAGGTATAGCCGTATAGACATTTATTCTGCTGGACACACAGTAGCAGCATATGTACCATAGAACGAGAAAAAAGATGAACCATAACAGTTGACACATAAGGTGAATATAAAGCAAGTAACCAGTAACCACCACCACAAACAGGATTTCGACACGGCCGAAGCACGAGGACATGCTCTATCGATTCTCACGGCGCCACCTTAGGAATCTTGGGCTCATGTGACAGGCTTTTCCGGTGGATGCTCATGAACTTGGCAACAAATTCTGAACAAGGGAAAAAGATACTTCAGGGAATTCCAGTGATTGGCAAAGCCAATGGAAGACGGCACATAAATGCACTGACAATATGCCTTTCCCGATAGCAACTCAAATGAAATGTAGGTTCAAAAGCGAGTCTAATCACTAGCCACCAACCAATAATAACAGGTCCCCGAAATACAAAAGCAACTTTCTAGTACTACATGCACTAGTTATTGGAATGCAGGAAAAGAAATTACCTTCCAATTTAAGCAGAGCACTTGCACCAACAGGCAACCTCTTATCCTGAAATTCATTGTTCTCTTATATTGTTATAAAATAGCTCACCAGGGAAGTGCATGCTAAACTGAATGTACGAAAACCAAACTCACATAGTAGGCATGCCAATAATAGACTTCTCTCTTCACGCCAGTCTGAATTCCCTTCAGGAAGAGTTCTACGAGCTTCTGCAAGAGATTCGAGAATGAAGTTCATATGCATAGTTATCTCTGTTGAGATAATAGTATCCCTGAagcacaaaataaataaataaagaataaCAATAATTTACCTGGAGTAACAACAATACAATAATAATATCTAGTTTGCATAATTTACCTGGAGTATTAGTTTAGGAGGTACAAATTCCACCAAGAGCTTTTGGAGCTTGCCTCGTGCCAGAAATAACCTACACATTTTTTTCCATCTGTTATGCAAATGGACTAGTAGGATGCAATCACACAAACTGTCGCACATAATGGCAGATAATAA is from Miscanthus floridulus cultivar M001 chromosome 7, ASM1932011v1, whole genome shotgun sequence and encodes:
- the LOC136467544 gene encoding soluble inorganic pyrophosphatase — its product is MAGPGVLNERILSSMSQKHVAAHPWHDLEIGPGAPEVFNCVVEIPRGSKVKYELDKASGLIKVDRVLYSSVVYPHNYGFIPRTLCEDSDPMDVLILMQEQVVPGCYLRARAIGLMPMIDQGEKDDKIIAVCADDPEFRHYKDITDLPPHRLQEIRRFFEDYKKNENKEVAVNEFLPAKDAINAIKYSMDLYGSYIIENLRK